Part of the Chanodichthys erythropterus isolate Z2021 chromosome 13, ASM2448905v1, whole genome shotgun sequence genome is shown below.
tttttttttttcggtcaCCGATGAGGAGTTCCGTCATGTGTGACGCTGGCCAATAAAAGCACAGAAGCGCATTCCTACATGCTTTCAAACACGGCAAAATGAAAGGGAGACAATGGTATCATTCCTGTGGAATTTTACAATAGAAGAAATATTTGTGGAGCTATGGCAACAATACTCCCGCATTTTTGTTTCCTCGAGGGACTAAGTTACCGCAACAGAGTGAAAAAAGGTAAATAAAACATGTTACCTCAGTTCTCTTTGGAGGAAATCCAAACATCCATGCAATCCAGATATGTGTCCACTTTTGGGCTTTTCTGATGAAAATTGTTTGTTCACGGCACCTTCTGTCAGTAGATAGTCCCGCCCTCTCTAAGACAGCACGCACGTGGTTAAAGATGGCACGCGATGAATGGTCAGGTAACAACGTGTAGTCTGACATGTTTCTTGTCCACGACATGACACAATTTTAGGAGTCAAAACGTATAATCTGACAGCGACAGAATGTAGTCCGGCATAACTGGACGTGGTAAATACACCAAATTTGTCTGTCACAGTACATATCATAATCTGAGAAACCTTAATTTGTTCCTAACTCTATTCTGATAAAATAAACCATTGTATTGTAGAATAATAACTCAGGAAAGCTCTTCAATGTAAATCTGAATTTTTGTCCAAACCAGTCGTGACGGGCACGGATAGCCACAGCCATCAAATCTAATTGACCCAAAAGTCATCTTCTTATAATGTTAAAGGAAATAGATGAAatatcttctgattggctgtgattgtgTGAGGTCATGTGTACAGCCTTCTAAGAGACCCTGTTGGGTTACAAACAGCGTTACAGTTTGGTTGTGTTTGTAGCTGAGAAATGTGCTGTCTCTGTTCATCTTATAAAAGGTCAGTAGTATTCTTTAAAGCTCATTAAAGTCCTGCTACAACATGTGTGCCATGAACATTTCAGCACTGCAAGACTCCCATAATTGCTGTCTGTTACACTTTCTTTCATTCTCCCGTTGTTCTACTTATCCTTTttgctctctgtctctctccctctcttcctcCATCTCCACATAGTTGAGAAATCATATCTGGATTAATGAAAGTGGTTTGATTTATTTCAAACGTGGCTCTTGAATAAGTGGCTCATTATCATGGTAAAGAGAATTGGTGACAGCTGGCAGTAAGACTCACTTatcttctctctcttttccttTTTCTCTCATTCTCCTTATTGTTTCTGTCACTCTCTCCTCTCTGCCTTTGATCCCCTCGTTTGCAACGTCTTTTGCTGATCCCTCCTCCATTCTTTTCTTCCTTGTTCTCTTCATCTGCCTTTTCCCCTATTTTATATCTGTTTTGCCTGAATATTTCTTTGCGCTGATTTTCTCTCACTTTCATCTCCTCCCTCTGTCATCTCTTCCCCtcgttctttcttttttcctcagGTGGAATGAAAGAGCAGGATTTGATGTGTATAAAGCTGCATGGTGTGAATCGAATAGGGCTAAAGAAGATTATAGACTTCATTTACACCGCCAAACTCTCTCTCAACATGGAGAATCTACAGGACACCCTAGAGGCTGCTAGCTTTCTCCAGATCCTGCCTGTCCTTGACTTCTGCAAAGTCTTTCTCATTTCTGGGGTAGGACACTGTTCAAACTATTTCAAATGAGAGCACTTATATTCTgctgtgtattttttatttttttttaagtactaACTCGCAGTTCCTTCTTCCTcttaggtgtcgttggacaaCTGTGTTGAAGTAGGGCGCATCGCCAACACCTACAACCTCACGGAGGTGGACAAATACGTCAACAACTTCATCCTAAAGAATTTTCCCTCGCTGCTCGGCACTGGCGAGTTTGTAAAACTTCCATTCGAACGTCTAGCGTTTGTGCTCTCCTCCAACAGTCTAAAACACTGCAGCGAGCTGGACCTGTTCAAAGCCGCTTGCCGCTGGTTACGCTATGAAGAAGGCCGCATGGAATACGCCGCCAAGCTAATGCGCAATATCCGATTCCCCCTCATGAGCCCTACAGaactcataaatcatgtacaaaCTGTCGACTTCATGCGTACGGACAATACATGTGTTAATCTTTTATTAGAAGCCAGCAACTACCAGATGATGCCATACATGCAGCCGGTGATGCAGTCGGAAAGAACTGCGATCCGTTCAGACAGTACCCATTTAGTGACACTAGGGGGCGTGCTACGGCAACAGCTGGTTGTAAGTAAAGAGTTACGACTTTTTGACGAGAAAGCACACGAATGGAAGGCACTGGCACCAATGGACGCCCCACGCTACCAGCACGGGATCGCGGTCATCGGGAACTTTTTGTATGTGGTCGGCGGACAAAGTAACTATGACACGAAAGGTAAAACAGCTGTGGATACTGTGTTTCGATACGACCCGAGGTATAACAAGTGGATTCAGGTGGCGTGTCTGAATGAGAAGAGGACCTTCTTTCATCTGAGCGCTCTCAAAGGACATCTATACGCTGTAGGCGGGAGAAACGCTGCAGGAGAGCTGGGTGAGTCAGGAAGGGATTTTGGTGTCACAGCAGGGGACAGATTTCCAAAGGACACGTTGTGCTTCAGTTGTTGAcatgttttgtaaatataaCCTTAGGACGAGAGTGTTAGCAGTACTAAATCTTGAAAATGCTGAAAAGATCTTGATATTTTTGCTTGGTCCTAATTTTAGAAAGATTTGACTTGAACCTGACGAGGAGCTAGTTTGTAAGCAGTGCTGCCCCCTAAAGGGTGATGGGCTGTGACCCAAAAAATTCTATCACTTTTGTAAAAGATAGTATAATTAGGCAAATACAAACATGGATGGGTTACTTGAACCATTTCTTCTGAACTATAGACTGAATTATGCTaggttaaaaaaatacaaaccaGACCACATTAAAATACTGTTTACATGCAGTAAGGATAACCAGGCAGGGTTTGTGCTGACCCCAATGTGTTTTGAGCTGTGAATTATTGAGTGCTGAGAGCATGACACcatcaaattttattttagttgcAATTACGGAAGTAGAGGGagcttatttttatgttttgtggcataaattggagtaaaaaaaaatgtagggtggtgACTTGGTTCCTTGGATATTGATTAGATGATGGCAGATCTGAATTAGCCCTTTTCTACCAACACGGTTCAGTGCAGGTTCCAGGCTCCAGTTTACCAGGCCGAAAAAGGGGTATagttcagtaaaaaaaaaacattcatggATTGTTCAGAATAAGATTTTAAAAAGAAGCTCAAACGAGCTGCATAacacacgagagtgaacctcGTTGataacgcagcacgtttgagattGCAGAAGAGGTTTATTCCTGTGTGTCATTCCTGTTTGGTTGAGTTTctgcttatgttcgctgatcaatgtgagcctaaattaaatctgttcatcataaaaagctaTTGAGTCTTGATTAGTAATCGACGATTAGTTttccaatctctttatgaactttttttgagcatcaaagccgtagttgcaaaggcagtatatggagggacagacatcactcagatttcatcaaaatatcttaattagtgttccgaagatgaacgaaagtcttacagattTAGAATGAAATGAGGACgagtaatcaatgacagaattttaattttggggtgaattaacactttaataccaggtgtaaacagggcctaagaTATGTGATGGTTCCACCCACACATTTAgatcttatttattttaaatacttttatttcagAGTTGAAAAGACTCTCTgtcttaaaattaaaattaaagatgATTTTACACAAATCTAATTGTGGTggagaaaacaaacaaatcttATTTAGTGATGTAACTGTAGTGCATTGTTTTGTCAATTTACCTTTATTTGTTAGTTATTCTTGGGGTATTTACACTTTAATATGCATTAATCCAATATGCATTCAAGACCGATAGCAATGATATTTATCTGTGGTTTTGAGTTCATCTGATTGTTCACACGCATATATAAACATTGCTCCTCCCAAATGAAATTAGATCACCATACAGAAGTTTAAGAGCCCCAGAAACGACACATGAGTGAGGAATCATTGGATGGAGCAaccatgaaaattaaaaaaggacTTGCCATTTAGGATTACTAACTATTGCAAACAGAAAATAGTAATAGCAAACAcgatttttttgtgaaaacggtCCTCTCAGGGATTTTGAAAAAGTATCTTGCATTTGGCATTGTTTGCTGTGTAGTCACTATTGCAGCAGCTACTGTTGTATGACAGACCACATCAGGAGCTTAGGTTCTCACAGGATAATTGCCCCAATGAAACATAGATAATTAAAATGCAGGGACAGCTCCACATAGCAAAGAATGGCAGGACATAGAGA
Proteins encoded:
- the klhl13 gene encoding kelch-like protein 13 isoform X7, with the protein product MMKVSLGCSEMGLSSHLQASKTGNTRFFTSNTHSSVVLQGFDQLRIEGLLCDVTLVAGDGDEAFPVHRAMMASSSDYFKAMFTGGMKEQDLMCIKLHGVNRIGLKKIIDFIYTAKLSLNMENLQDTLEAASFLQILPVLDFCKVFLISGVSLDNCVEVGRIANTYNLTEVDKYVNNFILKNFPSLLGTGEFVKLPFERLAFVLSSNSLKHCSELDLFKAACRWLRYEEGRMEYAAKLMRNIRFPLMSPTELINHVQTVDFMRTDNTCVNLLLEASNYQMMPYMQPVMQSERTAIRSDSTHLVTLGGVLRQQLVVSKELRLFDEKAHEWKALAPMDAPRYQHGIAVIGNFLYVVGGQSNYDTKGKTAVDTVFRYDPRYNKWIQVACLNEKRTFFHLSALKGHLYAVGGRNAAGELATVECYNPRTNEWTYVAKMNEPHYGHAGTVYGGYMYISGGITHDTFQKELMCFDPDADKWTQKAPMTTVRGLHCMCTVGDRLYVIGGNHFRGTSDYDDVLSCEYYSPALDLWTPIAAMLRGQSDVGVAVFENKIYVVGGYSWNNRCMVEIVQKYDPEKDEWHKVFDLPESLGGIRACTLTVFPPEDLSLAGSPSRESPLSAP
- the klhl13 gene encoding kelch-like protein 13 isoform X6 → MDHPVHRGDTMSIGLHDRSLVEDDDAQMMKVSLGCSEMGLSSHLQASKTGNTRFFTSNTHSSVVLQGFDQLRIEGLLCDVTLVAGDGDEAFPVHRAMMASSSDYFKAMFTGGMKEQDLMCIKLHGVNRIGLKKIIDFIYTAKLSLNMENLQDTLEAASFLQILPVLDFCKVFLISGVSLDNCVEVGRIANTYNLTEVDKYVNNFILKNFPSLLGTGEFVKLPFERLAFVLSSNSLKHCSELDLFKAACRWLRYEEGRMEYAAKLMRNIRFPLMSPTELINHVQTVDFMRTDNTCVNLLLEASNYQMMPYMQPVMQSERTAIRSDSTHLVTLGGVLRQQLVVSKELRLFDEKAHEWKALAPMDAPRYQHGIAVIGNFLYVVGGQSNYDTKGKTAVDTVFRYDPRYNKWIQVACLNEKRTFFHLSALKGHLYAVGGRNAAGELATVECYNPRTNEWTYVAKMNEPHYGHAGTVYGGYMYISGGITHDTFQKELMCFDPDADKWTQKAPMTTVRGLHCMCTVGDRLYVIGGNHFRGTSDYDDVLSCEYYSPALDLWTPIAAMLRGQSDVGVAVFENKIYVVGGYSWNNRCMVEIVQKYDPEKDEWHKVFDLPESLGGIRACTLTVFPPEDLSLAGSPSRESPLSAP
- the klhl13 gene encoding kelch-like protein 13 isoform X4; this translates as MPLKWKSGSPVSWKFPVPVLKTSRSSPLSPAYISLVEDDDAQMMKVSLGCSEMGLSSHLQASKTGNTRFFTSNTHSSVVLQGFDQLRIEGLLCDVTLVAGDGDEAFPVHRAMMASSSDYFKAMFTGGMKEQDLMCIKLHGVNRIGLKKIIDFIYTAKLSLNMENLQDTLEAASFLQILPVLDFCKVFLISGVSLDNCVEVGRIANTYNLTEVDKYVNNFILKNFPSLLGTGEFVKLPFERLAFVLSSNSLKHCSELDLFKAACRWLRYEEGRMEYAAKLMRNIRFPLMSPTELINHVQTVDFMRTDNTCVNLLLEASNYQMMPYMQPVMQSERTAIRSDSTHLVTLGGVLRQQLVVSKELRLFDEKAHEWKALAPMDAPRYQHGIAVIGNFLYVVGGQSNYDTKGKTAVDTVFRYDPRYNKWIQVACLNEKRTFFHLSALKGHLYAVGGRNAAGELATVECYNPRTNEWTYVAKMNEPHYGHAGTVYGGYMYISGGITHDTFQKELMCFDPDADKWTQKAPMTTVRGLHCMCTVGDRLYVIGGNHFRGTSDYDDVLSCEYYSPALDLWTPIAAMLRGQSDVGVAVFENKIYVVGGYSWNNRCMVEIVQKYDPEKDEWHKVFDLPESLGGIRACTLTVFPPEDLSLAGSPSRESPLSAP
- the klhl13 gene encoding kelch-like protein 13 isoform X5 codes for the protein MDHPVHRGDTMSIGLHDRYCAISLVEDDDAQMMKVSLGCSEMGLSSHLQASKTGNTRFFTSNTHSSVVLQGFDQLRIEGLLCDVTLVAGDGDEAFPVHRAMMASSSDYFKAMFTGGMKEQDLMCIKLHGVNRIGLKKIIDFIYTAKLSLNMENLQDTLEAASFLQILPVLDFCKVFLISGVSLDNCVEVGRIANTYNLTEVDKYVNNFILKNFPSLLGTGEFVKLPFERLAFVLSSNSLKHCSELDLFKAACRWLRYEEGRMEYAAKLMRNIRFPLMSPTELINHVQTVDFMRTDNTCVNLLLEASNYQMMPYMQPVMQSERTAIRSDSTHLVTLGGVLRQQLVVSKELRLFDEKAHEWKALAPMDAPRYQHGIAVIGNFLYVVGGQSNYDTKGKTAVDTVFRYDPRYNKWIQVACLNEKRTFFHLSALKGHLYAVGGRNAAGELATVECYNPRTNEWTYVAKMNEPHYGHAGTVYGGYMYISGGITHDTFQKELMCFDPDADKWTQKAPMTTVRGLHCMCTVGDRLYVIGGNHFRGTSDYDDVLSCEYYSPALDLWTPIAAMLRGQSDVGVAVFENKIYVVGGYSWNNRCMVEIVQKYDPEKDEWHKVFDLPESLGGIRACTLTVFPPEDLSLAGSPSRESPLSAP